In the genome of Arachis stenosperma cultivar V10309 chromosome 6, arast.V10309.gnm1.PFL2, whole genome shotgun sequence, the window GGTGTAGGTAGTGTTGTGTTTCTTGAGAAATGTACTCCTCCTAGTCCTTTATCAATGTTAATTTACACAATTTGGGAAATTCTATTGATATCTTTGCTTCTTGTTTGTATGCTGTTTCCAGATGGAAACTAGTGAGGAACAAAAGTATGGAGTGCGAAGACTGGAGATGTCCGACAAGGGCAAAGGTTTCATAGAGCTACTGCAACAACTTAGTGTTTGTGATTCTGTCTCTGACAAGGAGTTTGAGGATAGATTCCGAGAGCTCAGTTCCCTCGGAGACGACCATGTTATCTGCGTCATTGAAGACCATGTTTCCAAGAAGATTATTGCTACGGGGAGCGTGTTCATCGAGAAGAAGTTTCTAAGAAACTGTGGCAAGGTTGGTCACATTGAGGACGTTGTTGTGGATTCCAGCACTCGTGGGAAGCAACTGGGAAAGAAGATAATCAACTTCCTAACTGATCATGCTCGTTCAATGGGCTGCTACAAGGTCATTCTTGATTGCAGCATTGAAAACAAGCTCTTCTATGAGAAGTGTGGCTTCAAGCAGAAAGAAATTCAGATGGTTAGGTATTTCGTTTGAGTCGGTAGCTTTTCTAACTATTCAGATAATTATGAGTATGTTTTGTTAACGTGTTGTAACTTAGTACATGACCTTTGTTCCCTTCATTTTTTTACCTTCTCAGTTCAATTGTGATTTAAGATTCCTTTGTTCAATAGAAATGGCACCTTCAAACATCTGTTCAGAAACACAAGCATATCAGCATATGCACATATGTTTTAAATTACATTGCCAAGACATTCCTTGCCTATATCACTTGATACATTTGTTATAAACAATTCAAGGTGCTCTATACAAATTGAAGTTGTTGCACTTCTAACAAATGAAATTCTAGTAGTTTACAACTATACAACTAATCCATAATCTCTGCactttttctgttttctctctATATATAAAATGTTGAAAACAAATTTGCCTGAGATGACCCCGATCAAGGCAGAATTCGGCTACATTATTATTACAGCTACATCTTTTCCTTGAAAGAAGTTAGCATGCAGGCTGCGCTAGATGTTCAGCGACATGCAGGGCACAATATTTGAACAATTGAACTTAAGTCTTGAAAGAATACCCAGTGCACAAAAAACTACCAAAGATCATTGAATACTTCATGAACCTAAGCCTTGAATTTTGATATAGTAGCAGCTAAATTAACTGCATGAAAGAATAAAATACAGAGGCAGAAGTGGATGCCTTAAGGCGCGGCAATGGTATTGCAGTTATCCAAGTACTCAGTAACACTGCAGTGTGCAGCCTAGCCTGGTTTGCCTTTTCAATTTCAGCTTTCCCTTTCAAGAAAGAGAATCACAGCGTATACCTCGAACATTATCTCCCCAGTAAAGAAATTACGAAGGCCCAAGTAAAGAAGCCAACAACCAAAATGTATCTGAAAATATCACCATTCAAAGTAGGTGATGTCTGTGGTGGCTGCACCAGTTATAACTATGTAATTAAAGTAATTAAAGTATTCATATGTCATATTTCAATTAGATACTTAATGCATAGCCATCCATAGCCGCCACCACAGACATCACCTTCAAAGTATGGTAAATAAGGAGTAACTAGTAAGTACTTAAAGCAAAGGATTTGGGTTTTGCGTAACAGGGTCAATCCCATCAAAATCCATACGATAGTTACTTATATTGGGGAAACATAATCTTATAATATATTCAAATAAGCTAAGAGGAAGCGAGTAGAGTCCAAACCATCTTTAGAGTGGACATAGCAGATTAACTTCATTCAAGCTCCAGCTGACTTCACACGAAGGATGACAATCATTAATCATCTGTAGTTTTTTCATGTTGAGCTCTCAGTCATCTCATGAGCCATCCCAATCCCTTCCTTAACCTTCCTCTCCCTAAACATCCCCTTAATCAAAATGATGAAAGTAACACTACATTTGGCTCACACCTCACCTTTCTTATCTCCTTGAACATCTCCAATGCCAACCCAAACTTCAAATTCCTACTATAACCACTGATCAAAATGTTACAAGTTACTCTGTAACCATGTTTTCAACTCTAATTCAAACTTTCAATTAATGCTCTTCATTGCCTTAGCTGATTTTCAGATTGAGATTCTCTTCCTAAACTTGTTAGGTGACTGCTGCCCCCAATTTTCATTTTGATATTTCTACGAGCTATGATGAAGTATATCCTCTCACTCATCGATCCAGCCCTCATTAACAATCAGGTAATTTTTTGTCATATTTGATATGTAAATGCTATATAGAACCATTATAGTAGCATCATTCTAGAATTACATGCAATAACCCCTTCTTTTTTTTGGATCTTACGGCGAcataaactatttttttttccgGTGAAACACACACACTATTTTTTCCCCTTCCAGTTGTAGGCAAGTTTTGACCCTTGGCTTTCGttgttttcagttttttttttttttttttgggttatgAACTGGAATGGTTCTATATAACTTTACCCGTCAAATAAACATGAAAAAATTTACATGATTGTTAATGAGGCTGGATCAATGAGGAGAGAATTATCCTCGGTGTAGCTCATATATACAAACAGCACAATGAAAAGTGAAAATAGCAACCACCTCAAAGTGAACGTAGCAATCACGTAAAATTGGGAATGAGACTCTAATATATTTGATAGTCATATACTAAAAACTGAGACTAAAATTGAGAttcaatattatatttaaaattttaattctaaaatacaaaattttagtacctttaatatttttaaaaaataagaatataagtgattgaaattttttaagatagaaacaaaaattttaataatatttttttaaaaaatattttcattttattttttaaattttaaatttattcttcaatttctatatttatcttaaattaaatataatattaaaatataattaaatatattttatatcaaatataatacaaaaatttaatttaatttctgtcTCCCAATATCATTTAACGTAGTTTAAGAGCCTAAGACaatgaaaaatattaattgaaaGTTTGAAATTTGGAACTAGAGTTAAAAATATAGTAACGGAATAACTGTTAAGATGGATGGAAGTGGTTAAAcgataattaatattaaaagaCAGTGATGAGTAAATAAACCAAATCACTAGAGCTGGACACATAAGAAAGGATGACGTTCATACGATATAAGCTTCAAATAGGTGGGGTGCTAGAGAATTCACCGTAAATAAAATAGGGCTCTTTTATTAGTCAAATTATAAGTAATGTTATTTGCTTTCATTTGCGAATTACCAATAAATAATACAGTTAATTCCAGATTTCCAGTTAATATTATAGTTAATTACTAAACAAAGTTTAGTATGTTCTGTGATAACTGAGAAATTtatattgaatttgaatttcgAATATTTTAGAAAACTAAGTTTCGGAtgtgaattttttaattttttttcctttgctGCAATATTAATCGTGAATATATCTGTCAAAGATGCGGAATACGTGTAATTGTGCCGGGAAAAATAAACAACCTGAGGACCAAAATTATCTGAGCTGTGTCAGTGCGTCGCTGAACAACAGAAATTCAAAATAGAAGAAGCTGTGTCTGGAAAAGCACCATGGTTCCCCTTTGCAACCCTACGCTTTCTCTGCCCCTCCGGATTCCGACGAAAGCCAACAACCGCTCCTCGAATTCAATTATCACCAACTCTGCTTCTTCCAGCAAGAGGCAGCGAACAACTACAACTACTTCCTTTTCGCCCTTCGAAACACGAGTCTCACTCATTTTCGCCCTTGCTTCTCAAGCTACCTCTCTCTCCCAGCGACGTAAATGTTCAAACAAATATTCCTAACAACTCTTCTActcttccttttttccttcaCTCTCCGATCCCAATATTattgcttttatttatttatctaatatGTGGCGCAGTTATAGCTGACGTGGCTTCTGAGACTGCAAAGTACGTGTTTCCTAAAAGATTTGAAAGCCGCACGCTCGAGGAGGCCTTCATGGCAGGTAATTGAACGGTTACTACTTACTACTACTCTTGTGTTGTGTTTTTGTGTGAATTCTGCTTAAACTTCATTCTCGATTCAATTCACTTCTTGATTTTAATTGATTGTTATTTCGGTGTAGTTCCCGACCTTGAGACTCTCAACTTCAAAGTTCTTAGTAGAACGGACTTCTATGAGATCCGGGAAGTTGAGGTATATACTATACACACTAATATTTTCTTATGTTTTGTTCTTGTTCTGGTTCTGGTTCTACGCTGTGTGCTTTCTTTGTCTAAGGCTTCTAGGCTATTACATGTGGTATGCGGTATGTGATTGGGTAATATCCATAGTTACATGAACTCACCAATTAGGTGACGTACCGCGCACCAATTCATGCAAACTAATTCATAATTCTTCTGCGTACCAGAGTgctataaatatatttttcacatAACATATTTTAAATGTGTCGAACAGCATCCTGCTTACCCATTTCCATATCAAAACGTATTGCAGCCCATGTAACTATTTCAACTGGTCTGAAAATGCTCTCCTTCACGCTTGCAATTACATTGAAATGACAAACTATTTCAACTTGTCTAAAAATGCTCTCCTTCACGCTTGCAATTACATTGCAATGACATTATTTTTTGCATCACTGACAATGCATCTTTGCAGCCTTATTTTGTGGCAGAGACTACAATGCCTGGGAAGACTGGCTTTGATTTCAATAGTTCTTCTCAATCCTTTAACGTCCTAGCTGAGTACCTCTTCGGTAAGGTAATTATACATTTTACAACTCTACTACAATATTCATGCATTAATTTTATAGTTGCATTTGATTACTTGTGCTTCTATTGAGAGGAGCTAAGTTATAGATGTGGGCTGTTTCTGATGGTAGAAtacaagaaaggaaaaaatggAGATGACTACACCAGTGATTACAACTAAGAATCCGTCGGATGGAGTTAAAATGGAGATGACTACCCCTGTGCTAACAACAAAGGTATATACAATTATACAGTCTTAAATTTTGTGAAATATCTCATTTGAAGCCTTCATCTTTGGGTAATGATTGCTGTTTGCATTCCAGCATGGTTAGTTCATAGTATAATAAAGCATAAGTCAAACATTGATCAGCAATTTGGATTAGTTTATCCTGTTTTTGTCTTAGAAATTGACTATAACTATCCCATTTGGACACCATTTTTTTAGCTTTATCTTTCGTTTAGGTCATGGGTTCAATGTTGTTCCTTCCATTGTAGTAGTGTACTAGTATTTCCTCACAGTTAACAACGTGGATTTTGTTATATTATCTTCTAGAAAGTTTAATCTTAACGCTGTTATATTAGTATTTATTGAATATAGTTTTATTTTATGATGTTTCAATGTAACAATGGAATTATTTTAGTCAGAAGATCCAGATAAATGGAAAATGTCTTTTGTCATGCCATCAAAATATGGTGCTGATCTGCCACTGCCTAGAGACTCCTCTGTGAGGATTAAAGAGATCCCCAGAAAAATAGTTGCTGTAGTTTCATTTTCAGGTGTGTTATTGCTTAATTGccttttttatgtattttttttataaatagtaTGTTTTGAAACATTAGATTAATGAGCTGTAATTACAGTTCATAGCTCACTTACATGCACTACATCTACTTGCACATACAAGGAGCTGTAAATCACAACTTAAGTCACCCACTTGCCCCACTCGCACAACTAACTCAGCACACTTTCAAACAACTCAATGATTTGTAATGAACTGTTTTTTGTTTCTAAATTGTGCCTATAAATAAGGCTATGTATTGTATAATTTAAACATaacagaaaatatttttcttctttcttctatatGTATGCAACTTTTTTTCTCCTTGTTGGTGAGTCTTTGGATTTTAGATGCAGGAAATTATTAACACTGCAGATAATTAACTTTAGGAGAAACCCCAAATCTGCAATTTGGTTTACTAGAGCACATGCATATTTTTCTGCGTGTATGATGTGTGTATTTTCATCTGGTTGTGCTCCATTTGTATTTCAATGAAATGTTTGAATGCTTGGGCATGACGACTCTTCGTTTTCTCTAATCACTGAGTTATAATAATTAAGTAAATCATTGTTAGTTTTAAATAGTTTGATGTTGGTTTAGTGCATTATGGTATTGAATATTGTAGTAAGGATAGTTTTGATGAATAAGTAGTTTGGATAAATGGTTTGAGAAATTTGATAGTTATATTATTGATGGGTTAAAGAGAGAGGACAAAGGCTAGTGGaatttgatatgtttgttagttaGTTACAATGAACTTCATGATGACTTATTTATAGGCTCCATAAGTTGATTCTAGATAATTCCAAATCTTAGATAATTCCAAATCTTAGATAATaatctaaatatttttagataCTAATCTTAAATATTTCTAGTACTTGATTTATTTACTTAACTTCTAAACTTCTCCATTATAATATctagatatttatttttataaaacaaGATCATAAAAAATCTAGAAAATTCTACAATTGTGTAGCATCATTAATACTCATCCGTAATGCACATTTGTGTAACTCCAACCATCTCTCGAAATAGTTTGAACTTTGATCTTGATAGTACCTAGTGAAGATGTCTGGCAGTTACTCATCTGTGTTGCAATACTCGATCTTTATCTTTTTCTCCAATATAGCTTCTCGTATAAAATGATACTTGATAGCTATATGCTTGGTCCTACAATGATGAATTGGATTGTTTGCCACTGCTATTGTTGATTTGCTGTCGCACAACATAGTTGTTAGTTCTTTTTGTTGCTCTCCTGTGTCTTCGAATATTTTCCTTAGCCATATTGCTTGACTAATAGTATTTGCGGCTGCAATATACTCAACTTCAGGAGATGATTGAGCCACAGTTTCTTGTTTCTTTGATGCCCAAGAGAATACTCCAGATCCTAGTATAAATGCATATCCAGAAGTGCTTTTCATGTGTCAATTGATCCTCCCAATCACTATCGATATATCCAAGTAGTTTTGGATCTTCGGTAGATTAGTGAATGCCATAATACTTTGTGTCTTTAGATATCTTAAGATTCTTCTTATAGTCCTATAGTGTTTTTGACTTGGcttttgcatgaattttgatAGTAAACTTGTTGCATATATAATGTTAGGTCTTCCGGTAGTTAGATAAAGGAGACTTTCAATGAGACTTCTGTATTGCGAAACATCTTCCTCTCCAGATCCatcttatttttgtaatttctcATTATAAACTAGAAGAGTAGATAGTGCTTTGTAATTATTTATCTTGAACctttgtaacaaattttgagTGTATTTCTTTTGCGAGATGAAAATTCCATCTTCATTTTGGTTTATCTCAATGCCAAGAAAATAGTGCGTTAATCCTAAACCAGTCATCTTAAATGTCtgcttcattttttttttgaattctctGACCATAGTCTCATTGTTTCCTATGTAGATAAGATTGTCCACGTACAAAAAAACTATGAAAGTCTTTGAATTACCTTGCATCTTGATGTAGAGTGTAGGCTCACTTTTACTCCTCTTAAATTTATGATCAGTGAAATATTTGTCAATTCAACTGTACCATACTCGCGGAGCTTGCTTGAGTCCATAAAGTGCTTTCTTTAGTCTTAGCACCTTGTCTTCATATCCTTCTACAACAAACCCTTGTGGTTGATCAACATATACTTCTTCCACCAGTTCTCTATTTAGAAAGACAGATTTCACGTCCAGTTGATAGATTTTTCATAGCTTTTGTGCGGCTAGTGCAATGAGCACCCTTATTGTATCTAGGCGAGCTAAAGGTGTAAATGTCTCTGTGTAATCTATTCCAGAAATTTGTGCATATCTTTTAGCTACGAGCCTTGCTTTATGCTTTTGAATAGATCCA includes:
- the LOC130936003 gene encoding glucosamine 6-phosphate N-acetyltransferase, whose protein sequence is METSEEQKYGVRRLEMSDKGKGFIELLQQLSVCDSVSDKEFEDRFRELSSLGDDHVICVIEDHVSKKIIATGSVFIEKKFLRNCGKVGHIEDVVVDSSTRGKQLGKKIINFLTDHARSMGCYKVILDCSIENKLFYEKCGFKQKEIQMVRYFV
- the LOC130933319 gene encoding heme-binding-like protein At3g10130, chloroplastic isoform X3, which encodes MVPLCNPTLSLPLRIPTKANNRSSNSIITNSASSSKRQRTTTTTSFSPFETRVSLIFALASQATSLSQRRKFIADVASETAKYVFPKRFESRTLEEAFMAVPDLETLNFKVLSRTDFYEIREVEPYFVAETTMPGKTGFDFNSSSQSFNVLAEYLFGKNTRKEKMEMTTPVITTKNPSDGVKMEMTTPVLTTKSEDPDKWKMSFVMPSKYGADLPLPRDSSVRIKEIPRKIVAVVSFSVHSSLTCTTSTCTYKEL
- the LOC130933319 gene encoding heme-binding-like protein At3g10130, chloroplastic isoform X2 yields the protein MVPLCNPTLSLPLRIPTKANNRSSNSIITNSASSSKRQRTTTTTSFSPFETRVSLIFALASQATSLSQRLIADVASETAKYVFPKRFESRTLEEAFMAVPDLETLNFKVLSRTDFYEIREVEPYFVAETTMPGKTGFDFNSSSQSFNVLAEYLFGKNTRKEKMEMTTPVITTKNPSDGVKMEMTTPVLTTKSEDPDKWKMSFVMPSKYGADLPLPRDSSVRIKEIPRKIVAVVSFSGFVNDEEVKHRELKLREALKSDRQFKIKEGSSVEVGQYNPPFTLPFQRRNEMALEVERKDE
- the LOC130933319 gene encoding heme-binding-like protein At3g10130, chloroplastic isoform X1 yields the protein MVPLCNPTLSLPLRIPTKANNRSSNSIITNSASSSKRQRTTTTTSFSPFETRVSLIFALASQATSLSQRRKFIADVASETAKYVFPKRFESRTLEEAFMAVPDLETLNFKVLSRTDFYEIREVEPYFVAETTMPGKTGFDFNSSSQSFNVLAEYLFGKNTRKEKMEMTTPVITTKNPSDGVKMEMTTPVLTTKSEDPDKWKMSFVMPSKYGADLPLPRDSSVRIKEIPRKIVAVVSFSGFVNDEEVKHRELKLREALKSDRQFKIKEGSSVEVGQYNPPFTLPFQRRNEMALEVERKDE